The following coding sequences are from one Haemophilus haemolyticus window:
- a CDS encoding phospho-sugar mutase has product MTTLFHIAQNWLNQDPDAETRAELTALLDAAKGGDKAAEAELHARFDGRLQFGTAGLRGRLQAGSMGMNRVLVSQAAGGLAEYLKDYDKEPSIVIGYDGRKNSDVFARDTAEIMAGAGVKAYLLPRKLPTPVLAYAIQYFDTTAGVMVTASHNPPEDNGYKVYLGKANGGGQIVSPADKDIAALIDKVAAGNIQDLPRSDNYVVLNDEVVDAYIAKTASLAKEPACDINYVYTAMHGVGYEVLSKTLAKAGLPQPHVVADQVWPDGTFPTVNFPNPEEKGALDLAIKVAKEKNAEFIIANDPDADRLAVAVPDAQGNWKSLHGNVVGCFLGWYLAKQYQGKQGTLACSLVSSPALAEIAKKYGFQSEETLTGFKYIGKVSDLLFGFEEALGYLVDPDKVRDKDGISAAIVFLDLVRNLKKQGKTLADYADEFTKEFGAYVSGQISIRVSDLSEIGKLMTALRNNPPAEIAGVKVAQFIDHTKTDRQSDILVFNLENGGRLIARPSGTEPKIKFYLDARGKDPKDADRVLAEFDEGVRHILRQDAYGKQDC; this is encoded by the coding sequence ATGACAACTCTTTTTCATATAGCGCAAAATTGGTTAAACCAAGATCCTGACGCAGAAACTCGTGCAGAATTAACCGCACTTTTAGATGCGGCAAAAGGCGGAGATAAAGCGGCAGAAGCAGAATTACATGCGCGTTTTGATGGTCGTTTACAATTTGGTACGGCAGGTTTACGTGGCCGTTTACAAGCTGGCTCAATGGGGATGAACCGAGTTTTAGTTTCTCAAGCTGCTGGCGGTTTAGCGGAATATTTAAAAGATTACGATAAAGAACCATCTATCGTAATTGGTTACGACGGCCGTAAAAACTCTGATGTTTTTGCCCGTGACACGGCTGAAATTATGGCGGGTGCAGGCGTAAAAGCTTATTTATTACCACGCAAATTACCGACTCCAGTTTTAGCTTATGCTATCCAATATTTTGATACCACAGCTGGTGTAATGGTAACAGCAAGCCATAACCCACCGGAAGATAACGGCTATAAAGTATATTTGGGCAAAGCAAATGGCGGCGGTCAAATCGTTTCACCTGCAGATAAAGACATCGCAGCATTAATTGATAAAGTTGCGGCAGGCAATATCCAAGATTTACCACGTAGCGATAATTATGTAGTGTTAAATGATGAAGTTGTAGATGCTTACATTGCAAAAACAGCATCACTAGCTAAAGAACCCGCTTGCGACATTAACTATGTTTATACCGCTATGCACGGTGTTGGCTATGAAGTTTTAAGTAAAACGCTAGCAAAAGCAGGCTTACCACAACCTCACGTAGTTGCAGATCAAGTTTGGCCAGATGGCACATTCCCAACTGTGAATTTCCCAAATCCAGAAGAAAAAGGCGCGTTGGATTTAGCGATTAAAGTGGCAAAAGAAAAGAATGCTGAATTTATCATTGCTAATGACCCAGATGCAGACCGTTTAGCCGTTGCTGTGCCTGATGCGCAAGGCAACTGGAAATCACTACACGGCAACGTAGTAGGCTGTTTCTTAGGTTGGTACTTAGCAAAACAATATCAAGGTAAACAAGGTACATTGGCTTGCTCACTTGTATCTTCTCCTGCGCTCGCTGAAATTGCGAAAAAATATGGTTTCCAATCAGAAGAAACCTTAACCGGTTTCAAATATATCGGTAAAGTATCTGACTTATTGTTTGGTTTTGAAGAAGCATTGGGCTATTTAGTTGACCCAGACAAAGTACGCGATAAAGACGGTATTTCTGCAGCAATCGTGTTCTTAGATCTTGTGCGTAACTTGAAAAAACAAGGCAAAACTTTAGCGGATTATGCTGATGAATTTACCAAAGAATTTGGTGCTTATGTGAGTGGACAAATCTCTATTCGAGTCAGCGATCTTTCAGAAATCGGAAAATTAATGACCGCACTTCGTAATAATCCACCAGCAGAAATCGCTGGCGTGAAAGTGGCACAATTTATCGACCATACTAAAACAGATCGTCAAAGCGATATCCTTGTATTTAACTTGGAAAATGGCGGACGCTTAATTGCTCGTCCTTCAGGTACTGAGCCAAAAATTAAATTCTACTTAGATGCGCGCGGTAAAGATCCAAAAGATGCCGATCGCGTATTAGCAGAATTTGATGAAGGTGTTCGTCACATTCTTCGCCAAGATGCTTATGGCAAACAAGATTGCTAA
- the ilvC gene encoding ketol-acid reductoisomerase, which produces MANYFNTLNLRQKLDQLGRCRFMDREEFADEANFLKGKKIVIVGCGAQGLNQGLNMRDSGLDISYALRPEAIAEKRASFQRATENGFKVGTYEELIPTADLVVNLTPDKQHSKVVADVMPLMKKDSAFGYSHGFNIVEVGEEIRKDITVVMVAPKCPGTEVREEYKRGFGVPTLIAVHPENDPKGEGMAIAKAWAAATGGHKAGVLESSFVAEVKSDLMGEQTILCGMLQAGSIVCYDKLVADGKDPAYAGKLIQYGWETITEALKQGGITLMMDRLSNSAKLRAFELAEQIKESLGFLYYKHMDDIISGHFSATMMADWANGDKDLFAWREATGKTAFENAPKYDGKISEQEYFDNGVLMIAMVKAGVELAFEAMVASGIYEESAYYESLHELPLIANTIARKRLYEMNVVISDTAEYGNYLFSNVATPILAKEIIPNLQKGDLGEPTPAVEIDNITLRDVNDTIRNHPVELIGQELRGYMTDMKRIAVAG; this is translated from the coding sequence ATGGCTAACTATTTCAACACTTTAAATTTACGTCAAAAATTAGACCAATTAGGTCGTTGTCGTTTTATGGATCGCGAAGAATTTGCAGATGAAGCAAACTTCTTAAAAGGCAAAAAAATCGTTATCGTGGGCTGTGGTGCACAAGGTTTAAACCAAGGTTTGAATATGCGTGATTCTGGCTTAGATATTAGCTATGCCTTACGCCCTGAAGCAATTGCAGAAAAACGTGCGTCATTCCAACGTGCAACTGAAAATGGTTTTAAAGTGGGTACTTATGAAGAATTAATTCCAACTGCAGATTTAGTCGTAAACTTAACACCAGACAAACAACACTCTAAAGTGGTTGCTGATGTGATGCCTTTAATGAAAAAAGACTCTGCATTTGGTTATTCACACGGATTCAACATTGTTGAAGTTGGCGAAGAAATTCGTAAAGACATTACTGTTGTGATGGTTGCACCAAAATGTCCAGGTACTGAAGTACGTGAAGAATACAAACGTGGTTTCGGCGTGCCAACATTAATCGCAGTCCACCCTGAAAATGACCCGAAAGGCGAAGGCATGGCGATCGCAAAAGCATGGGCTGCTGCAACTGGCGGTCATAAAGCAGGTGTTTTAGAATCTTCATTCGTGGCAGAAGTAAAATCTGACTTAATGGGTGAGCAAACTATCCTTTGCGGTATGTTACAAGCAGGTTCTATCGTATGTTATGACAAATTAGTGGCAGACGGTAAAGATCCAGCATACGCAGGTAAATTAATTCAATACGGTTGGGAAACGATTACCGAAGCGTTAAAACAAGGTGGTATCACATTAATGATGGATCGCCTATCAAACAGCGCAAAATTACGTGCATTTGAACTAGCTGAACAAATCAAAGAAAGCCTTGGTTTCTTATATTACAAACACATGGATGACATCATCAGCGGTCACTTCTCTGCAACAATGATGGCAGACTGGGCAAATGGTGATAAAGACTTATTCGCATGGCGTGAAGCAACAGGTAAAACAGCCTTTGAAAATGCGCCAAAATATGATGGCAAAATTAGCGAACAAGAATACTTTGATAACGGCGTATTAATGATCGCAATGGTCAAAGCTGGCGTAGAATTAGCTTTTGAAGCGATGGTAGCAAGTGGTATTTATGAAGAATCAGCTTACTACGAATCACTTCACGAATTACCATTAATTGCGAACACCATCGCACGTAAACGCTTATACGAAATGAACGTGGTAATTTCTGATACCGCAGAATATGGTAACTACTTATTCTCTAACGTAGCAACCCCAATTCTTGCAAAAGAAATTATCCCTAACCTTCAAAAAGGCGACTTAGGCGAACCTACTCCAGCAGTGGAAATCGACAACATCACCTTACGCGATGTAAACGATACAATTCGTAACCACCCTGTTGAATTAATCGGTCAAGAATTACGTGGTTATATGACGGATATGAAACGTATCGCAGTTGCAGGTTAG
- the ilvY gene encoding HTH-type transcriptional activator IlvY, with protein sequence MEFNDLQIFIHLSDTKNFAKTATQNHMSPSTLSRQIQRLEDELGKTLFIRDNRQVKLTEYGEKFLQFAKTEWQNWQQFKQQLKDESDELCGEIKLFCSVTASYSHLPHVLKQFRQRYPKVEIQLTTGDPALALELIQTQQVDLAIAGKPNNLPSSVAFHKIDDISLSLIAPRVACLATQLLQEKTINWQQMPFIFPVEGHARQRIEQWLREKHIKHPKIYATVAGHEGIVPMVGLGFGLAMLPDVVIDNSPMNNQISRLNLDKPIEPFELVICTQKRNLEQPLIRAFWAMLE encoded by the coding sequence ATGGAATTTAACGATCTACAAATATTCATCCACCTTAGTGACACAAAAAACTTTGCTAAAACTGCCACCCAAAACCACATGTCCCCTTCCACCCTTTCCCGTCAAATTCAACGGTTGGAAGACGAGCTAGGGAAAACACTTTTTATTCGTGATAATCGGCAAGTCAAACTTACTGAATATGGCGAGAAATTTTTGCAATTTGCTAAAACAGAATGGCAAAACTGGCAACAATTTAAACAACAGCTCAAGGATGAATCAGATGAACTTTGCGGTGAAATTAAACTTTTTTGCTCTGTAACTGCATCTTATAGCCATCTTCCGCACGTACTTAAACAATTTCGCCAGCGTTATCCTAAAGTAGAAATTCAGCTGACGACGGGTGATCCAGCGCTTGCATTAGAGTTGATTCAAACCCAACAAGTTGACCTCGCTATTGCGGGTAAGCCGAATAATCTGCCATCCAGTGTGGCATTTCATAAAATTGATGATATTAGCTTATCTTTAATTGCACCGCGTGTGGCTTGTTTGGCAACACAATTACTGCAAGAAAAAACTATTAATTGGCAGCAAATGCCTTTTATTTTCCCTGTTGAAGGGCATGCTCGGCAGCGGATTGAGCAATGGCTACGGGAGAAACATATTAAACATCCGAAAATTTATGCTACCGTTGCAGGGCATGAAGGGATTGTTCCGATGGTAGGATTGGGGTTCGGATTAGCGATGTTGCCTGATGTGGTCATTGACAATAGCCCAATGAATAACCAAATTTCCAGACTTAATCTTGATAAGCCTATTGAGCCTTTTGAATTGGTTATTTGTACCCAAAAAAGGAATCTCGAACAACCCTTAATCCGTGCATTTTGGGCGATGTTAGAATAG
- the rarD gene encoding EamA family transporter RarD — translation MFKGVLVSLLASFLFGYMYYFSTLLKPLSGTDIFGYRMIFTFPFVVLSVFMFKQKHALIHRLKLIKKQPHLALPYLFCGLLMGFQMWLFLWAPNNGSSLSVSFGYLLLPIVMVAAGRLIFKERISTFKFIAVVIAALGVISNIVLKGGLSWEAIVICVGYTTYFSVRKALKNSDLASFCLEMLSLIPISIYFALQTDFAVVEQSNPNIWGLLVLLGLISGTALIAYVIASNMLPMNLLGLLGYVETIMMIFVSFFIGEQIDAESYPLFICLVLAMILVVIDGVYKQHAKGSL, via the coding sequence ATGTTTAAAGGTGTTCTCGTTTCATTACTTGCCTCATTTTTATTTGGCTATATGTATTATTTTTCTACGCTACTCAAACCTTTGAGTGGCACGGATATTTTCGGTTATCGGATGATTTTTACGTTTCCCTTTGTTGTCCTTTCCGTGTTTATGTTTAAGCAGAAACATGCGTTGATTCATCGCTTAAAACTCATTAAAAAACAACCGCACTTGGCATTGCCCTATCTTTTTTGCGGCTTATTGATGGGATTTCAAATGTGGCTTTTTCTTTGGGCACCGAATAATGGTAGTTCGTTGAGTGTGTCTTTTGGTTATTTGCTTTTGCCTATTGTCATGGTGGCGGCAGGTCGCTTAATTTTTAAAGAACGTATTTCAACGTTCAAATTTATTGCAGTCGTCATTGCCGCATTGGGTGTGATTTCTAATATTGTGCTAAAAGGCGGGCTTTCTTGGGAAGCCATTGTGATTTGTGTTGGCTATACCACCTATTTTTCCGTTCGAAAAGCATTAAAAAATAGTGATCTTGCCTCTTTTTGTTTAGAGATGTTGAGCCTAATCCCAATTAGCATTTATTTTGCGTTACAAACAGATTTCGCTGTGGTCGAACAAAGCAATCCTAATATTTGGGGGCTGCTTGTATTGCTTGGATTAATTAGTGGCACCGCATTGATTGCTTATGTGATTGCCAGCAACATGTTGCCGATGAATTTGCTTGGCTTACTTGGTTATGTGGAAACCATTATGATGATTTTTGTATCGTTTTTTATCGGTGAACAAATTGATGCCGAAAGTTACCCACTTTTTATTTGTTTAGTGCTCGCTATGATTCTTGTTGTGATTGATGGTGTGTACAAACAGCACGCAAAAGGAAGTTTATAA
- the glpE gene encoding thiosulfate sulfurtransferase GlpE translates to MSFKEITPQQAWEMVQQGAVLADIRDDARFTHSHPKGAFHLTNQSFLQFEELVDFDSPIIVSCYHGVSSKNVATFLVEQGYENVFSIIGGFDGWEKANLPVEREY, encoded by the coding sequence ATGTCATTTAAAGAAATTACGCCACAACAAGCTTGGGAAATGGTTCAACAAGGGGCGGTGTTAGCCGATATTCGCGATGATGCCCGATTTACACACTCGCATCCTAAAGGTGCTTTTCATTTAACGAACCAAAGTTTTTTGCAATTTGAAGAGTTAGTAGATTTTGACTCCCCTATCATTGTGAGCTGCTATCATGGCGTAAGCAGTAAAAATGTAGCGACCTTTCTAGTGGAACAAGGCTATGAAAATGTGTTTAGTATTATTGGTGGATTTGATGGATGGGAGAAAGCAAATTTACCAGTAGAAAGAGAATATTAA
- a CDS encoding ABC transporter ATP-binding protein, producing MIVLSNLSLKRGQTELLKNASATINPKQKVGLVGKNGCGKSSLFSLLKKELTPEGGEVNYPSNWRVSWVNQETPALDISAIDYVIQGDREYCRLQQELEQANERNDGNAIARIHGQLETLDAWTIQSRAASLLHGLGFSQEETTQPVKDFSGGWRMRLNLAQALLCPSDLLLLDEPTNHLDLDAVIWLERWLVQYQGTLVLISHDRDFLDPIVTKILHIENQKLNEYTGDYSSFEVQRATKLAQQTAMYRQQQQKISHLQKYIDRFKAKATKAKQAQSRMKALERMELIAPAYVDNPFTFEFRPPQSLPNPLVMIEQASAGYGSGESAVEILSKIKLNLVPGSRIGLLGKNGAGKSTLIKLLAGELTALSGTVQLAKGVQLGYFAQHQLDTLRADESALWHMQKLAPEQTEQQVRDYLGSFAFHGDKVNQAVKAFSGGEKARLVLALIVWQRPNLLLLDEPTNHLDLDMRQALTEALVDYEGSLVVVSHDRHLLRNTVEEFYLVHDKKVEEFKGDLEDYQKWLSEQNSTSENKVSEKVGDNEHSVQNRKEQKRREAELRQQTAPLRKKITQLEEKMNKFSSELANIENQLADAELYNAENKEKLTALLAQQVDVKKALDDVETEWMTAQEELEEMLQA from the coding sequence ATGATTGTACTTAGTAATCTGTCCTTAAAACGAGGGCAAACGGAACTTCTCAAAAATGCTTCTGCTACGATTAATCCCAAGCAAAAAGTCGGTTTGGTGGGGAAGAATGGTTGCGGTAAGTCGTCTCTTTTTTCCTTATTAAAAAAAGAATTAACGCCAGAGGGGGGCGAGGTAAACTACCCATCAAATTGGCGGGTATCTTGGGTGAATCAAGAAACGCCTGCATTGGATATTTCAGCGATTGATTATGTGATTCAAGGAGATCGTGAATATTGCCGCTTGCAACAAGAGCTTGAACAAGCAAATGAACGTAATGACGGTAACGCCATTGCGCGTATTCACGGGCAATTAGAAACCTTGGATGCGTGGACAATTCAATCTCGCGCAGCTTCTTTATTGCATGGTTTAGGATTCAGTCAAGAAGAAACAACCCAGCCAGTGAAAGACTTTTCTGGCGGTTGGCGGATGCGTTTGAATTTGGCGCAAGCTCTGCTTTGTCCGTCAGATTTATTATTACTTGATGAACCGACGAACCATTTGGATTTGGATGCGGTTATTTGGTTAGAACGTTGGTTAGTACAATATCAAGGCACCTTGGTATTAATTTCTCACGACCGTGATTTTCTCGATCCGATTGTGACGAAAATCCTCCATATCGAAAATCAGAAGCTCAACGAATACACGGGCGATTATTCTTCTTTTGAAGTGCAACGAGCCACTAAACTGGCACAACAAACGGCGATGTATCGTCAGCAACAACAAAAAATTTCCCATTTACAAAAATATATTGATCGCTTTAAAGCCAAAGCCACTAAAGCTAAACAGGCGCAAAGCCGTATGAAAGCATTAGAAAGAATGGAGCTGATTGCGCCTGCTTATGTGGATAATCCTTTTACCTTTGAATTTCGTCCACCGCAATCCTTGCCGAATCCTTTGGTGATGATTGAGCAAGCGAGTGCGGGTTATGGCAGCGGCGAAAGTGCGGTAGAAATTTTAAGTAAAATTAAACTGAATTTAGTGCCAGGTTCGCGCATCGGTTTGCTCGGGAAAAATGGTGCAGGTAAATCAACTTTAATTAAATTATTAGCGGGAGAACTGACCGCACTTTCAGGCACAGTGCAGTTGGCAAAAGGCGTACAGCTTGGCTATTTTGCCCAGCATCAATTAGATACTTTACGCGCAGATGAATCAGCCCTGTGGCATATGCAAAAACTCGCACCAGAACAAACGGAGCAACAGGTACGGGATTATCTTGGGAGTTTTGCATTCCATGGCGACAAAGTTAATCAAGCAGTGAAAGCCTTTTCCGGTGGGGAAAAAGCTCGTTTGGTACTTGCGCTAATTGTTTGGCAACGTCCAAACTTATTACTGCTCGATGAACCAACTAACCATTTGGATTTGGATATGCGTCAGGCATTGACCGAAGCGCTGGTGGATTACGAAGGTTCTTTGGTGGTGGTGTCTCACGATCGTCATTTATTACGCAATACCGTGGAAGAATTTTATTTGGTTCACGATAAAAAAGTGGAAGAATTTAAAGGCGATTTAGAAGACTACCAAAAATGGTTGAGTGAACAAAATAGCACATCTGAAAATAAAGTCTCAGAAAAAGTGGGCGATAATGAACATTCGGTTCAAAATCGTAAGGAACAAAAACGCCGTGAAGCAGAGTTACGCCAACAAACTGCACCATTACGTAAAAAAATTACGCAATTAGAAGAAAAAATGAATAAATTTTCTTCTGAGCTTGCGAACATAGAAAATCAACTGGCAGATGCTGAATTATATAATGCGGAAAATAAAGAAAAATTGACCGCACTTTTGGCACAGCAAGTGGATGTGAAGAAAGCATTAGATGATGTCGAAACGGAATGGATG